In one Nicotiana tomentosiformis chromosome 6, ASM39032v3, whole genome shotgun sequence genomic region, the following are encoded:
- the LOC138894817 gene encoding uncharacterized mitochondrial protein AtMg00810-like yields the protein MGELNFFLGLQVKQTPRGTMISQQKYIKELLKRFEMESSKIIDTPITTATLLDMDEPGSPVNETMYRGIIGSLLYLTTSRPDIVFSAAQRILRYLKGMQDLILYYPLGDNFDLIGYADANYAGYLVDTKSTSGMAHFLGSCLISWGTRKQNPVALSTAEAEYVAAASCCAQLLWIKQ from the exons atgggggaattgaatttcttcttgggtCTACAAGTCAAGCAAACTCCTAGGGGCACAATGATAAGTCAGCAAAAGTACATCAAAGAGCTTCTGAAGAGATTTGAGATGGAGAGTTCAAAGATCATTGATACACCTATTACCACTGCCACTCTCCTGgatatggatgaacctggttctcctgtaaatgagactatgTATAGAGGCATTATTGGGTCACTTCTGTATCTCACAACAAGTAGACcagacattgttttcagt GCTGCACAGAGAATTctgaggtatctcaaaggaaTGCAGGACCTGATTCTCTACTATCCCTTAGGAGATAACTTTGACTTAATAGGGTATGCTGATGCTAACTATgctggttatctggtggataCGAAAAGCACTTCTGGTATGGCACATTTTCTGGGCTCATGTCTAATCTCGTGGGGCACAAGAAAACAAAACCCAGTGGCCCTTtcaactgctgaagctgagtacgTGGCAGCTGCCTCTTGTTGTGCTCAACTGTTGTGGATCAAGCAGTAG
- the LOC138894818 gene encoding uncharacterized protein produces MKKKKKDNEIKEPKREKNLVLKTNKNDSSGEDAGMAYLTKRFQKMVRKNGGIPKRGSSSKPRGYDLCHKCGKPGHFIKDCPILKQDQYKHNTDKAVKRNQVPDKKFKRKDTDDSVVKQALAAWGDSSSESGDDDDQGDSSMMAVESEAAEYDFIFALMAKSDEDEEDDDEDENRRDDLVVVAVDLRETIESLKREKDILTKRIANIEHERDDLLVVVIDLKEIIEELRRESRPMNTQKGKEVASEEDLGRVKSDLEKSLKWTWSSDAITAMYTNKGVGEGGQAGNWETYKVRFQSQQKNKVFAEKVTIAKKPAPSSNKRGAMKGSNQRWYIDSGCSKHMTGSTNDFLSVKALQGGSVSFGNGKKGYILGVGRIGKSPTHSIENVYYVNARKYSLLSVSQICDKGNKVEFVSKICTVTNLVTGDVILMAKIYKNIYVADFESLHNGDLTCLSAVDDDTKLWHRRLGHASFTWLNKLVRKDLVRGLPKSSFKDHKVCDACAKGIDYDETFTPVT; encoded by the exons atgaagaagaagaagaaggacaatgaGATAAAAGAgcccaaaagggagaagaacctggtcctcaagacaAACAAAAATgactcaagtggtgaggatgccgGCATGGCTTACCTGACAAAgagatttcagaaaatggttcgcaAAAATGGAGGTATTCCAAAAAGGGGCAGCTCTAGCAAGCCAAGAGGCTATGACCTATGTCATAAGTGTGGGAAACCAGGACATTTCATCAAGGATTGCCCCATCCTTAAGCAAGATCAGTACAAACACAACACAGACAAAGCAGTcaaaaggaaccaggttcctgacAAAAAGTTCAAGAGAAAAGATACCGATGACAGtgttgtgaaacaagctcttgctgcatggggagactcctccAGCGAGTCTGGAGATGATGATGATCAAGGTGACAGCTCTATGATGGCAGTAGAAAGTGAAGCAGCTGAATATGATTTCATATTTGCTCTAATGGCTAAATCAGATGAGGATGAGGAAGATGACGATGAAGATGAG AATAGGAGAGATGATCTAGTAGTGGTTGCGGTTGATCTAAGAGAGACCATTGAGAGTTTAAAAAGGGAAAAGGATATTTTGACTAAGAGAATTGCAAATatagagcatgagagagatgacctattGGTAGTAGTTATAGACCTAAAGGAAATAATTGAGGAACTAAGAAGGGAAAGTAGGCCTATGAACactcaaaagggaaaggaagttgcgAGTGAG GAAGATCTAGGCAGAGTGAAGAGTGACCTAGAAAAATCTCTTAAGTGGACTTGGTCCTCTGATGCAATCACTGCTATGTATACGAACAAGGGGGTGGGGGAGGGGGGACAGGCAGGGAATTGG gaaacatatAAAGTCAGATTCCAATCCCAGcagaaaaacaaagtttttgCTGAAAAAGTAACTATTGCAAAAAAACCTGCTCCCTCATCTAACAAACGT GGAGCAATGAAAGGAAGCAACCAAAGATGGTACATAGATAGTGGCTGCTCGAAGCATATGACTGGAAGCACTAATGATTTTCTTTCAGTcaaagccctgcaaggagggagtgtatcctttggaaatggcaaaaagggatacattcttggagtaggaagaattggaaagTCTCCCACTCACTCAATCGAAAATGTGTATTACGTGAATGCTAGGAAGTACAGCTTGTTGAGTGTCTCGCAGATCTGCGACAAAGGCAACAaggtggaatttgtgtcaaaaatTTGCACAGTCACAAATCTTGTAACTGGTGATGTGATCCTGATGGCAAAAATATACAAGAACATCTATGTCGCTGATTTTGAGTCACTACATAATGGGGATCTCACGTGTCTGAGTGCTGTGGATGATGACACTAAACTATGGCACAGAAGGTTGGGCCATGCAAGTTTTACATGGCTGAACAAGTTGGTCAGGAAGGACCTAGTTCGTGGATTGCCTAAGTCAAGCTTCAaagatcacaaggtgtgtgatgcatgtgcaaaaggaattgactatgatgaaacttttaCTCCAGTTACTTGA